A single window of Sphingobacterium sp. ML3W DNA harbors:
- a CDS encoding methyltransferase → MTKPIIQPEATFKMYELISGYWIACSIHALAQLNIADFLAHGPKTIDELSKISDTHAPSLYRLLRAVTSVGIFEETVDGKFQINALGNALLTDTAGSVKPWALANLGEHFPAFGNLAYGISTGNVPFDQVHGMPVWDYYKTHPKAAENLTKAMAGVSGAVIEGITEHYNFSPYKTLVDIGGGNGALMFGVLRASPNSEGIVFDEPYIIEQTKLNIPENLKNRCSVAGGSFFESLPKDADLYMTKWVLHDWNDEQVLQIFDTCFKSMKSGSKLLIIESVLPDEINSPHAGKLLDINIFAMTKGKERTVSEFKNLVERAGLRYNRLILTNTELSSIIECEKP, encoded by the coding sequence ATGACCAAACCAATTATTCAACCTGAAGCAACCTTTAAAATGTATGAGCTGATTAGCGGTTACTGGATTGCCTGTAGCATACATGCATTAGCACAATTAAACATCGCTGATTTCTTAGCACATGGTCCTAAAACGATTGATGAGCTTTCAAAAATTTCCGATACCCATGCCCCTTCGCTATATCGATTACTTAGAGCAGTAACTAGCGTAGGTATTTTTGAAGAAACAGTCGATGGAAAATTTCAAATCAATGCCTTGGGAAATGCGTTACTAACCGATACTGCAGGTTCAGTAAAACCTTGGGCATTGGCTAATCTAGGTGAGCACTTCCCCGCTTTTGGAAATCTTGCCTACGGTATATCTACAGGCAATGTTCCATTTGATCAAGTTCACGGCATGCCAGTCTGGGACTACTACAAAACCCACCCTAAAGCTGCAGAAAACTTAACCAAAGCTATGGCAGGAGTTTCCGGAGCGGTAATTGAAGGTATTACTGAACATTATAACTTTTCTCCTTATAAAACCCTTGTCGACATCGGAGGAGGTAATGGTGCCTTGATGTTTGGTGTTTTACGAGCCAGCCCAAATAGCGAAGGTATTGTATTTGATGAACCATATATTATCGAACAAACCAAATTAAATATACCCGAGAATTTAAAAAATAGATGCTCCGTTGCTGGGGGCAGTTTTTTCGAAAGCTTGCCAAAAGATGCTGATCTGTACATGACAAAGTGGGTTTTACACGATTGGAACGACGAACAGGTACTTCAAATATTTGATACATGCTTTAAATCGATGAAAAGCGGCAGCAAATTGCTCATTATAGAATCGGTATTACCCGATGAAATCAACTCCCCTCATGCTGGAAAATTATTAGATATCAATATTTTTGCCATGACCAAAGGAAAGGAACGCACCGTTAGTGAATTTAAAAACTTAGTGGAACGCGCAGGATTGCGATACAATCGTTTAATCCTGACAAACACCGAATTGTCAAGCATAATTGAGTGTGAAAAACCTTAA